One genomic region from Gossypium hirsutum isolate 1008001.06 chromosome D13, Gossypium_hirsutum_v2.1, whole genome shotgun sequence encodes:
- the LOC107936015 gene encoding P-loop NTPase domain-containing protein LPA1 homolog 2 isoform X1 has protein sequence MGESAKVLYIVVVDEGEKGDETLSFRYTRPVLQGTLQLMGCKARHAFKISQRTFELITRKSSYNSLLQEGSKTLNSDGLKGNTKKEDIHPSNFYRAETGSCLVSGEDNRDKSIPFELYKRRTSIVVKRKCFLDVVCQALDEYKYVGPSERADLILACRIRERKKSITVLLCGTSGCGKSTLSALLASRLGITTVISTDSIRHMMRSFVDEKENPLLWASTYHAGECLDPVAVAEAKAKKKAKKLAGTAQSFPKGERADGSSASKCDAQPMESGSICTELIGPKQIAVEGFKAQSEMVIDSLDRLITAWEERKESVIIEGVHLSLTFVMGLMRKHPSIIPFMIYISNEDKHLERFAVRAKYMTLDPAKNKYVKYIKNIRAIQDYLCKRADKHLVPKINNTNVDRSVAAIHATVFSCFRRHEAGEPLYDPVANTVGVIYDEYKKCAANSLSSKGMFQLIQRQGSSRQLMALLNTDGSVAKAWPVKPVDSNGRPISGHMCRGGVGLPLYGPLQIGKAEPVNLQFGNFGISAWPSDGGTSRAGSVDDLRCDAADTGSRHHSSCGSSPRMSDGPAKELKEETSEFGSDDEEVDDPPEVDSDEDFADRHKQFQEEVGSVDEGSTKSDEEYDDLAMEDMVENDDRLEDEDRCGKVMASSEDQATPTKGDKASKSDQLSVPREKSEKGFARMRKRSLSNPDMKKHVSIINDCILSRTPER, from the exons ATGGGGGAGTCAGCGAAGGTGTTGTATATAGTTGTGGTggatgaaggtgagaaaggagaTGAAACGCTGTCGTTTCGATACACGCGTCCTGTTCTTCAAGGCACTCTTCAACTCATGGGATGTAAAGCTCGTCATGCCTTTaag ATTAGCCAGAGGACTTTTGAATTGATTACAAGAAAATCCTCCTACAACTCTCTACTTCAAGAGGGAAGTAAGACATTGAATTCTGACGGTTTGAAAGGAAACACCAAGAAGGAAGACATCCATCCTAGTAACTTTTATAGAGCAGAGACAGGCAGTTGTTTAGTTTCTGGGGAAGATAATAGAGATAAGAGTATACCTTTTGAGTTGTACAAAAGGCGCACATCAATTGTTGTTAAAAGGAAATGTTTCTTAGATGTTGTTTGTCAGGCTCTTGATGAATATAAATATGTGGGTCCAAGCGAGAGGGCTGACTTGATTTTGGCATGCAG AATCCGGGAGAGGAAGAAATCTATAACCGTGCTGTTGTGTGGCACTAGTGGTTGTGGCAAATCTACTTTGTCTGCTTTGCTG GCTAGCAGGTTGGGAATTACTACTGTAATTTCAACTGACTCTATTCGTCACATGATGAGGAGTTTTGTAGATGAAAAGGAAAATCCTTTACTTTGGGCTTCAACCTACCATGCTGGGGAGTGTTTGGATCCTGTTGCAGTTGCAGAAGCGAAGGCTAAAAAGAAGGCAAAAAAATTGGCAGGCACTGCACAATCATTTCCTAAGGGTGAGCGAGCTGATGGTTCTTCAGCTAGCAAGTGTGATGCCCAACCAATGGAGAGTGGTTCTATTTGTACTGAATTGATTGGTCCCAAACAGATAGCAGTTGAAGGATTTAAGGCACAAAGTGAGATGGTCATTGACAGTCTAGATAGATTGATTACTGCATGGGAAGAGAGAAAAGAGTCTGTAATTATTGAGGGTGTTCACTTAAGCCTTACTTTTGTT ATGGGGCTTATGAGGAAACACCCCTCAATTATACCATTCATGATATACATTTCGAATGAAGACAAACACTTGGAAAGATTTGCTGTTCGTGCGAAGTACATGACATTGGACCCTGCAAAAAACAAGTATGTGAAATACATAAAGAATATCAGGGCGATACAGGATTATCTATGTAAACGAGCTGACAAGCATCTGGTTCCCAAAATAAACAACACAAATGTCGACAGAAGTGTGGCAGCCATACATGCTACAGTTTTCAGTTGTTTCCGCAGGCATGAAGCTGGGGAGCCACTTTATGATCCTGTAGCAAATACAGTTGGTGTTATTTATGATGAATACAAGAAGTGTGCTGCCAATTCACTGAGCTCCAAGGGAATGTTTCAGTTGATCCAGAGGCAAGGTTCTTCTAGGCAATTGATGGCTCTTCTCAACACTGATGGGTCTGTGGCAAAAGCTTGGCCGGTTAAACCAGTTGATAGTAATGGAAGGCCCATCTCTGGCCATATGTGTCGGGGTGGAGTAGGCCTTCCATTGTATGGACCTTTACAAATTGGCAAGGCTGAACCTGTTAATCTTCAATTTGGTAACTTCGGAATCAGTGCCTGGCCTAGTGATGGTGGCACTAGTCGTGCTGGAAGCGTAGATGACTTGAGATGCGATGCAGCTGATACAGGCAGTAGACATCATTCTTCTTGTGGCAGTTCACCAAGGATGTCCGATGGTCCTGCAAAGGAG CTAAAAGAAGAAACTTCAGAGTTTGGCAGTGACGATGAAGAAGTTGATGATCCACCCGAGGTGGACAGTGATGAAGATTTTGCCGACCGTCACAAACAGTTCCAAGAAGAG GTAGGCTCCGTTGATGAAGGCTCAACAAAGTCGGATGAAGAGTACGATGATCTGGCAATGGAGGATATGGTGGAGAATGATGACCGGTTAGAGGACGAAGACCGTTGTGGTAAGGTAATGGCAAGTTCCGAGGACCAAGCAACTCCCACAAAAGGGGATAAAGCTAGCAAGAGTGATCAGTTATCTGTGCCTAGGGAGAAAAGCGAGAAGGGGTTTGCTAGAATGAGGAAACGCTCCCTTAGCAATCCGGACATGAAGAAGCACGTATCAATAATCAACGATTGCATACTTTCCAGAACTCCTGAGCGATAG
- the LOC107936015 gene encoding P-loop NTPase domain-containing protein LPA1 homolog 2 isoform X2: MGESAKVLYIVVVDEGEKGDETLSFRYTRPVLQGTLQLMGCKARHAFKISQRTFELITRKSSYNSLLQEGSKTLNSDGLKGNTKKEDIHPSNFYRAETGSCLVSGEDNRDKSIPFELYKRRTSIVVKRKCFLDVVCQALDEYKYVGPSERADLILACRIRERKKSITVLLCGTSGCGKSTLSALLASRLGITTVISTDSIRHMMRSFVDEKENPLLWASTYHAGECLDPVAVAEAKAKKKAKKLAGTAQSFPKGERADGSSASKCDAQPMESGSICTELIGPKQIAVEGFKAQSEMVIDSLDRLITAWEERKESVIIEGVHLSLTFVMGLMRKHPSIIPFMIYISNEDKHLERFAVRAKYMTLDPAKNKYVKYIKNIRAIQDYLCKRADKHLVPKINNTNVDRSVAAIHATVFSCFRRHEAGEPLYDPVANTVGVIYDEYKKCAANSLSSKGMFQLIQRQGSSRQLMALLNTDGSVAKAWPVKPVDSNGRPISGHMCRGGVGLPLYGPLQIGKAEPVNLQFGNFGISAWPSDGGTSRAGSVDDLRCDAADTGSRHHSSCGSSPRMSDGPAKELKEETSEFGSDDEEVDDPPEVDSDEDFADRHKQFQEEV; the protein is encoded by the exons ATGGGGGAGTCAGCGAAGGTGTTGTATATAGTTGTGGTggatgaaggtgagaaaggagaTGAAACGCTGTCGTTTCGATACACGCGTCCTGTTCTTCAAGGCACTCTTCAACTCATGGGATGTAAAGCTCGTCATGCCTTTaag ATTAGCCAGAGGACTTTTGAATTGATTACAAGAAAATCCTCCTACAACTCTCTACTTCAAGAGGGAAGTAAGACATTGAATTCTGACGGTTTGAAAGGAAACACCAAGAAGGAAGACATCCATCCTAGTAACTTTTATAGAGCAGAGACAGGCAGTTGTTTAGTTTCTGGGGAAGATAATAGAGATAAGAGTATACCTTTTGAGTTGTACAAAAGGCGCACATCAATTGTTGTTAAAAGGAAATGTTTCTTAGATGTTGTTTGTCAGGCTCTTGATGAATATAAATATGTGGGTCCAAGCGAGAGGGCTGACTTGATTTTGGCATGCAG AATCCGGGAGAGGAAGAAATCTATAACCGTGCTGTTGTGTGGCACTAGTGGTTGTGGCAAATCTACTTTGTCTGCTTTGCTG GCTAGCAGGTTGGGAATTACTACTGTAATTTCAACTGACTCTATTCGTCACATGATGAGGAGTTTTGTAGATGAAAAGGAAAATCCTTTACTTTGGGCTTCAACCTACCATGCTGGGGAGTGTTTGGATCCTGTTGCAGTTGCAGAAGCGAAGGCTAAAAAGAAGGCAAAAAAATTGGCAGGCACTGCACAATCATTTCCTAAGGGTGAGCGAGCTGATGGTTCTTCAGCTAGCAAGTGTGATGCCCAACCAATGGAGAGTGGTTCTATTTGTACTGAATTGATTGGTCCCAAACAGATAGCAGTTGAAGGATTTAAGGCACAAAGTGAGATGGTCATTGACAGTCTAGATAGATTGATTACTGCATGGGAAGAGAGAAAAGAGTCTGTAATTATTGAGGGTGTTCACTTAAGCCTTACTTTTGTT ATGGGGCTTATGAGGAAACACCCCTCAATTATACCATTCATGATATACATTTCGAATGAAGACAAACACTTGGAAAGATTTGCTGTTCGTGCGAAGTACATGACATTGGACCCTGCAAAAAACAAGTATGTGAAATACATAAAGAATATCAGGGCGATACAGGATTATCTATGTAAACGAGCTGACAAGCATCTGGTTCCCAAAATAAACAACACAAATGTCGACAGAAGTGTGGCAGCCATACATGCTACAGTTTTCAGTTGTTTCCGCAGGCATGAAGCTGGGGAGCCACTTTATGATCCTGTAGCAAATACAGTTGGTGTTATTTATGATGAATACAAGAAGTGTGCTGCCAATTCACTGAGCTCCAAGGGAATGTTTCAGTTGATCCAGAGGCAAGGTTCTTCTAGGCAATTGATGGCTCTTCTCAACACTGATGGGTCTGTGGCAAAAGCTTGGCCGGTTAAACCAGTTGATAGTAATGGAAGGCCCATCTCTGGCCATATGTGTCGGGGTGGAGTAGGCCTTCCATTGTATGGACCTTTACAAATTGGCAAGGCTGAACCTGTTAATCTTCAATTTGGTAACTTCGGAATCAGTGCCTGGCCTAGTGATGGTGGCACTAGTCGTGCTGGAAGCGTAGATGACTTGAGATGCGATGCAGCTGATACAGGCAGTAGACATCATTCTTCTTGTGGCAGTTCACCAAGGATGTCCGATGGTCCTGCAAAGGAG CTAAAAGAAGAAACTTCAGAGTTTGGCAGTGACGATGAAGAAGTTGATGATCCACCCGAGGTGGACAGTGATGAAGATTTTGCCGACCGTCACAAACAGTTCCAAGAAGAGGTATGA
- the LOC107957645 gene encoding SNF1-related protein kinase regulatory subunit beta-3, giving the protein MNNQYGEDGDEATVMGFEVPRSPDSSYNNVYPGYEDDARDPPVVPPHLHLTMLSCPASINASGSLPLPGNVILNHLYIENREAPRSVVALGFTQRFRSKYVTVILYKPVPRRGSTGT; this is encoded by the exons ATGAACAACCAATATGGTGAAGATGGA GATGAAGCCACTGTTATGGGGTTTGAAGTGCCGAGATCACCTGATTCAAGTTATAATAATGTGTACCCCGGATATGAAGACGATGCACGTGACCCGCCTGTTGTCCCTCCGCACCTACATCTTACCATGCTTAGCTGCCCTGCAAGCATAAATGCTTCTGGGAGTCTTCCTTTACCTGGGAATGTGATTTTAAACCATCTTTACATTGAAAACCGAGAGGCACCAAGATCGGTAGTGGCACTTGGATTCACTCAACGATTCCGTTCAAAGTATGTTACTGTCATACTATACAAACCGGTTCCAAGAAGAGGGAGTACTGGTACTTAA